CCTTCCGGCATTCGACTTCAAGACCCCGGAGCAGGGGGCCGCGACCTCGGTGCTGTTGGCCGCCTGGCCGCAGCTCAGTGGCACCGGCGGCCGGTACTTCGAGGACTGCAACCAGGCGGTGCGCCACAGCGCTGAAACGCCGTTGCAGGGCGTCGCCGACCACGCGATCGACCCGGCGGCGGCCGAGCGACTGTGGCAGATCTCGCTCGACATGCTCGCCGAAGCTCGGCGTGCCTGACCGGCCGGGAAATGAGCAGACGGAGACGGCCGCGGGAGGTATCCCGCGGCCGTCTCCGGAAATGCTCGAAACGATCAGGCCTGGCGCAGCGGAGCCAGCGCGGTGCTCCAGGCGACCACCTGGTCGAGGGTGGTGGTCAGCGCGTCCTGCTGGAACTGGTTGGGCTTGAACACGCTGAAGTTCTCGAAGTCGGTGAAGAGCGACAGAGCGACCTGCGAACGCACATCGGCCATCTGAAGCTCACCAGAGATCAGACGCAGGTGCTCCACGGCGCGTGCGCCGCCGACCGAGCCGTAGCTGACGAAGCCGACGGCCTTGTTGTTCCACTCGGCGTACAGGAAGTCGATCGCGTTCTTCAGGGCACCCGAGGTGGAG
The nucleotide sequence above comes from Micromonospora luteifusca. Encoded proteins:
- a CDS encoding NADPH-dependent FMN reductase, which translates into the protein MTRIGIILGSTRPGRNGEAVARWVLEIAKQRSDAEYELIDLLDYQLPHLDEAYPPSMGQYSQPHTLRWAETIASYDGFIIVTPEYNHSTSGALKNAIDFLYAEWNNKAVGFVSYGSVGGARAVEHLRLISGELQMADVRSQVALSLFTDFENFSVFKPNQFQQDALTTTLDQVVAWSTALAPLRQA